The Nitrososphaerales archaeon nucleotide sequence GCGATAGCTGTCATACCAAAAAAGAAGGATGAGTAGTTAGGTTAAGTTATCTATTATCTGTTTTTATCTGTTATCCAACGCAGTTATCTAAAAGTTTATGCTTCGATCAACGTTTCTGTACTTCTTACAGCTTCCAATGCATTTACTCTATTCACCACATCTTTGGCTGCATCGTAATTTGGTACTTCGATGAATGCACAGATATCGAACCTTCCATAAGTAATGAATGCCCTTTTAACTTCTGGTATCTTCTGAACGGCCTTTAAAACGTCATCCGTACGGATCGTCCAGGTCTTTATGAGAATAACACCGTTCAACATACCTATCACCTCTCCACTTCGACGAGTGTCTCTGTGAATACAACGCCAGATATCGAGCCCATTCTGAGGACCGTTTGGCCTAAAGCCTTGTAATCGGGAGCCTCAAGTTGGATAACTATATCGTACCTCCCTAAAGATGAAAAAGCCCTCACTACACCCGGCAATTGCTTCAATCGATTTAACACTTCACCAGACCTCCCCTTCTCAGAACGAATAAGAACACATGCTGAAACCATCTTTATCCCGCAATTAGATTAAATTCTAGGATATAAAACTCTTTTTCGAATATCATCTTATCCTATTATATAATGATAAAAATCACGTAATCTTATCGATTATCGATCTTCATCCCCTTTATTTGATAGGTTCAAACGTTCCAACTGTTCAGCCTTTTCCGTAGCTGCCGTAATAGCATCTACCAGCATCGCGCGGAATCCGCCTCTTTCAAGCTTCAGTAACGCTTCAATCGTAGTACCGGCTGGCGTGGCGACCATATCTCTGAGTAGAGCGGGATGTTGATTCGATTCCAAGAGCATTTTGGCACTGCCCAATACCGTCTGGGTCGCCATCAATAATGAGATACTCTTAGAGAGGCCGAATCGGACACCGGCATCGGCCAACGAATCTATTATCAAAGCTACGTAGGCGGGACCACTTCCAGATAACGCTGTAACGACATTCAGATAACGCTCATCGACCTGAACGACCTTTCCCAAAAGGCTCAAGACCTTTACCACAGCCTGAACATGCTCATCTGAACAGCTTTTAGAATAAGAAATGGCGGTCATCCCTTCACGTACCGATACAGCTAGGTTAGGCATCCCTCGTACAATGGGTACATTCTTCGGAAGGAATCTCGAAATATACTTTATGGGCGTGGCGGCAGCGAATGTTAAAACGATCTTTTCAGGAGTGATTACCTTCCCGATCTCTTTCGCTACACTCTTTACATCGATGGGTT carries:
- a CDS encoding Lrp/AsnC ligand binding domain-containing protein, whose protein sequence is MLNGVILIKTWTIRTDDVLKAVQKIPEVKRAFITYGRFDICAFIEVPNYDAAKDVVNRVNALEAVRSTETLIEA
- the proC gene encoding pyrroline-5-carboxylate reductase, translating into MRKWRYILGEIKTIGIIGAGKLGEALIQGFLNAHIERSKICVFEIDPDRVKYISEKYNVRCLDSIGTLVKESDLIIISVKPIDVKSVAKEIGKVITPEKIVLTFAAATPIKYISRFLPKNVPIVRGMPNLAVSVREGMTAISYSKSCSDEHVQAVVKVLSLLGKVVQVDERYLNVVTALSGSGPAYVALIIDSLADAGVRFGLSKSISLLMATQTVLGSAKMLLESNQHPALLRDMVATPAGTTIEALLKLERGGFRAMLVDAITAATEKAEQLERLNLSNKGDEDR
- a CDS encoding Lrp/AsnC ligand binding domain-containing protein, which translates into the protein MVSACVLIRSEKGRSGEVLNRLKQLPGVVRAFSSLGRYDIVIQLEAPDYKALGQTVLRMGSISGVVFTETLVEVER